The window CAATCATTACATATTATGCATTCACAATGTGAATCATGGAAAATGGTTCAGCTAGAGAAAAATGGTCgttccatattttatttatttatttattttacctctGTCTAAATATCAAAATTCATAATGACATTAACATCACATTAGATAACATAGGCTTGTTTTACTTTCTCCACATCTTATGTGTGCTTTCTCAATGAGGAGGGTCAAACTGTCTGTACTGAGTGTCCAGCAAGTGTATTTGAAACCCTCCCTGACACATCTTTTAAAGTTTTGGATGAAATCTGTCTTAGCGATTAGACAATAAAGCCATTCACGTCACACTGCTGAGTCATTCACTGCCCATGCTTTTCAGAGAGCAAATTTCAAATATTCCaatttaatcttttaaaaataatttggaATCGGAATTCATCTTTGTCTGTTGCATAATATTGACTTATCTATGCTTTGTCACTCACCCCCTCACTCCTTAATGTTCATTTCAGATACCTGAACTACTTTGCCACCAAGTCCAGTCCAACAGGCGTAATCCTGGATCTCTGGGAGGCCCAACATTTCCCTGATGGAGACCTAAATGAACTGGCCACTGTGCTGGAAGAAATGGGTCGCCACGACAGTAGCCTTGCCTCCATGACAGCGGAACATTGACGAAACACTGCAGTTACCATGACAATGGTAGAGGTCTGGAGATGATTACGCGTGAAGTGTCGATGGTTGATCCTGCAGCGAGGGCAACAAACCAATTAGCAACAGAAAAGTTGCCACTGTGGTGACTGAGCACCGATTAAATACCATGGTAATCATGCCGACATGGTAACAGATAGGAGAGGCACCTTAACTGCTGTGTGCTGGAACTATCTATGTATCTTTGTATGTGTATTTGCGAAATGTTGCAGTGTCGTATGTGACTGAAAGAGAGATAACCCTACCTATCTATcaggaacacagaaaaacatacacacgcctaaaaaaaaaaaaaaaaaaaaaaaaaaaagcttgtccATAGTAACACCGGTTGTTCTCTTGTTGTTACTTTAATATTGAACAAGGAGAAGCAAAGAACAAGAAGCAGCAGAGAGGTACTGACCTTGGAAACCTCTGTAGGAATGGAACAGAATCATAAGGGGAAAGAAGGTAAACTGATTACAGAAGAGTGGGAGAAGGTAGAGTGAGGAAACGGAGAGAGTGAGTTAGAGACTCTTAAGAAAGATGGGCGCAAACACAGAGCGAAGCTAAACTGATTACAAAAGAGAGGGAGGACATAAACATAAAATGATGGAAGCGATGGCAGGTGATCATCTGAACAGAAAACAGATAATGAGAGAGGGGGATAAAGAAGTGAGTCCTCTCTTGTGAGCCTCGGCTGTACGTGTTTGCCAGTACAGTTTGTCGTCTTTATATCGTTTCTTAGGGAACGCTCTATGAATTCTGCTGTCCATATGTGTGGATCATTTCCTGATACAAGAATGAGTACAAAGTGACTGTCAATCAAGGGTCCTGACCAGAAACAAGCCCGAGACAACAACAACTGTCCCCTTTGGGTTATTATCATAAAGATGGTTCCAATTGGATGTTGATTAAGATTAAGGCTTTTTTCAAAAATACCATCAAAATCTTTCAGGTCAGAgaaaaatgaacacaaaagCAATTTGACTTGCTTCCAATGCCTCTaatgttcttttcttctttttttaattcaaaaagcCAGTCCAAAGATAATTATGCTGCTGAAGGATGCAAGAATaacttcttattttttttaataatctttTTTATGGTAAGATTTCAAGATTTCATGTATGATAATCATATAATGATTATTAGGTAAAGCTCATCATCATGCACAGTACATTGCAGTAAAGCATCtaagacttttattttgtttttattttatcattgctttttcacatttttaaaataaataaataaatacattaaaaaaaacacgatCCAGACAGGAAAAACAGGAACGGCAAACTCAAAACTACAAGTGCATCTCAAACCACTGAGAGTCTCAACATAATCTGCACTAATGCTGCTTCTCTATTACTTAACAACCAGCAGTTGACCACAACCTCCAACCCAGAAGTGTCTATTTTAGACTGTTGGGGCTTCTTTCTGGACAGACGGACAAAgcgaaaaaataaataaaaaaatggggGGGTGGAAAACATAACTTGATTTGATTGCAGGAATTATATGACAGTGAATTAAATGCAGCTCATCTACTACTAATATACCGATTTTAATCAATTATATTCAAGTTTCCTTCAGTTGTGTTATCTGCCATCAGGCCACATGTGGCATTTCATTTGTGATCGTCGCCATGACTTTGCTGGTCACTAGCACCATCCAGTGGCCTTTGATAAATAAGAGCATTTtaagtgttttcatttttattttattttgattgtgTAAATACATGCTTATCATTATGTTCATTCTAAAGAGCTTTTATTACCACGTATTTTTGTTCATTGTTCATTATTATTTacataaacttttttttgccagctttattgtgtttatatgtgtgacATTTATGAGGGGAATCTGCATCAGTTACTTAGCAGCTAACATTCCAGTCATGGTGTATCTATGACAAAGTTACAATTTACAGGTAAAAATCATATAAAGGGAGTTATGTAACATGAAGTGTAATATATTTGTGTTTGCAGAACAACTTGCATAATTACAATTGGCCCTGAGAGGGGAAAAATTCAAAAACTGGAGTTAGGTATTTCCGTTTTGAATTATGGAGAGACGCCATATGAAACTGAACATCAGGTATGTAGAGGAGACAAAAAGGGAGGCAGAGGTCAAGTTTAACACTGGTACAAAAGGTCAAGTATTTACCTTGGGTCATGAGAGATTTTATCTTATAGCTGCCCGCTCAGGAGGAAACCTTGAGATATTGATTTTTCACAAAgattttcctttctttgtaCAGTTGTTCAAATATGTGCGACTTTAAGATTCAGACCTCTTGTATCAGTGTAAAACCAGCTGTAAAAGTACGCGCGGTTTGATTTTGCGTAGCTCACAGCAGGAAAGGTGTACGGTTAACTGACAGAGTGGatgttttcaaatgtaattGGTGATGTCATATGTGAGGAAGTAAAAGGGATGGGAAACCTTATGAGGATAAAAGCCTAAAATATTTTAGTCATCAGCTGAAACAAACATGAACCCAAAGGTCATGACAATGCCTCTTTTATACAATTTGATCATCGACATCACTGACAACTTTAAAGGCTGAATTCAGTCATACAACATCTATTTTTTTGAACTACGACATTAggaattgtttaaaaaaaagagaaaatagcaTAGCTCCACCTCAGATTTGAAGTGTACAGTTTACCAGAAGAATCgattttctgttaaaaaagcaaaagcgAGACAAGGGAGGTTTTCATGAGGAGAGCACGTGTAGGCCTCCAGGAGATGATCCTTCATGATGTGAAAATGAAGAAAGTAGTATTAAGATATCtaagtatgtaaaaaaaaaatataatattttctatttccagtgtgtacagttgtgtactgtcaGCTATATTTGGCAAatttctgaaaatgaaaaagcagtACAGTTAATAGTTtgtatgtttgattttttttaatttaagtttttcttttgttccttTTTGTAAAAGCAGTGTCTACTATGCAAACTTGGCATTGGTTATCATGATAGAAGTCTTTATGTAGAGCTGTCCTTGTACGTGCACTCCTGGTTTTACTATCGggagtgatttgatttgattagtGTGGGATAGTGTTGGTCCATTTTAGCTAGTTCTGGCACGCTTCATGAGTCTTGCTCAATCTTGCTGAATGCTTGCCTCTCTATCTCCTCTAATTGTTCTCTGTACAAAGTGTAAGAAAGAATTTTTAAGACaattaataaattatatttataaGCAATGCTGAAAACCTGTGCTGCATTTGGTGGCTTATTTCAACACAACTTTTACTTGCGTGTAATATCCCAACTTGGTCAGAAATCCGATTTGTAGCGCATGAAAAAAGATATTTTTCATTTCCGATACTTATTTTTCTTATGATTTCTGTGAAAttcacatttacatgctccAGACTCAATAATTTGTGGGATAAAGAAGCCTGAAGGGGAGGAAATTGAAACGGAAAATCCTTATGGTGTCACTATTTAACATGCTGTGTGCTCAGCAGCACCAGTGGGTTGTAATGAGGcatgctgcttttttctttttttttttccaacaaagAAAATATGGAGCGCGTGTCTTAACAGTAAGAGGCAATGACTTGTTAGTATTCACCTCATTCAGTTATCACAAATTGAACATCAGCCATTTGGATGAGTGAAACACTTTATTGGGGGGGGAATGTTCAACCttttactgaataaaaacaCGACTTTCTCTCACGGACAACTATAGCAGATACAGATCAAATAAGGCACAACACCCAAGAGGAAAGAAAGGGCATTTACTGTATATCACAACAAATCTGCCACACCAAAACCTCCATCCACAAGAAAAACGCTGTCGTTTTGTTGACAAGAGCAAGATTGAAATTCAGTGACCTCTGAAGGAAATGGAAATGGAAACTGAGGAATTATAaaagctaaaaaataaaataaaataagccaGTCAGAGAAATCACTGATGTCGTGACAGCACACCACTGTGGATGATCTAACAAGGCCCCTAACTGTGATAACTTTTTACCTGGAGAAATATGTCATCATGAAGTTTCCCAACAGTGGAATGTTTCTATGTGAGAGTTTGAGTTAATGGAGGAACTTGCCTAATAGAAACTGACTTGATCAGTGCCAAAGTGCCATTTGCGTTCAACAGAACTGGTTTATTATACTGAAATAGTTTAACACTAATGTACATGTATAAGGGCGGCTTGTAAGTAGGAACTAAAAATTTCATAAAGTCAACAAGTTAACTTCTTGTGGTTtaagtgcgccccagggtggctgtggctacaatgtagcttgccatcaccagtgtgtgaatgtgtgtgtgaatgggtggatgactggatatgtaaagcgctttggggtccttagggactagtaaagcgctatataaatacaagccatttaccatttaatattTTGGGTGAGGCTTGGGTGCTTTCTTGAACCAGCCAACTTCTTAGTGCACTCTTTCACTATAAGGGCATACTGCTAAACCCACTGCTTTAAATACACTCCATCTTTTTGTTACGGGAGCCACAGTCATTGGGAATTAGTGAATAATAACAATGAGCCATGACATGGCAACTTTTGGCACCCCTAAACTAACAAAAATCCACACATTTATAATGGATCACTAGATAATCAAGCAAAACTTCACCTTACAGTTTGTGTGAAGCAGTTCCAGATTGTGTGATAGGCCTTCCTTCCTGTACTTGCTCTACAGTGGCTATGGGGGGCACTGCTCTGCTTTAACCATTCCACTGGTGAAACGCCGCCTCTTCCGAGgcaggttttatttttaatacatgTCCCAAAGAAGCCTAAAGAAACACAGAGGTCATTAGAGCCCCAATCTAGATTTATTTATACATATTaacttatttattattattacgttGTTTTTACAAATTACCTTAAAGTTGTACATGGAAAACGTTTGGTATTCTCATTAGCTCACAAAACAAATTTACCTTTTCTTCAGTGTCTACAAATGGTATCACCACAATCGAAACGTGTACACCTTCaaaatatgtttatttctgTCACAGTGTCACTTGTCATAACAAAGAGCAATTTAAAGCTATTTAAAAGTGACAAAAGTGTATTCAATCCAAGGAAGTGTTTAGAAAGGAGGTGTAATGCTGCAATAACAGATTGCCTTGACGCACATCCCTTCGGTTCTTTTAATCAGACCTTCATCTACGGGTAAGGTAGCTTTCACAGAAAGCAATCATATAGTCTTCCACTCTCTGGTCAGTAGCCTGTTTGTGTATCTCAGCATGTACAGTGCCAAGTCAAACTCAAGTCTCTTTCTCCAAGGCCTTTGGAGCATGTGAACAGGAACCTATATCTGGCTTTAGAGTCTTCACACTAGTCGGAAATGTAGTTGTCTCATCTTCTTTGAAGAACAGAAGAGGACCATGCACAGTTAGTTCTGATTGTTTTTGAGGGGACTTTGCAGATTTCTCAGCATTTGAACTCAAAGTATGTCATCATGGGATCCCCCAAGTGATCTTCTGCTTCATGTTCCCCCTCctttcccccccccaaaaacaaacaaacaaacaaaaaaaaccccccagctTGTACGGCCTGGAATAGAGCCAGTGTTAGTACCTGCCTTTTGTATGCGTGTAAACACACACCAGGCAGTGCTTTCTCACAGCTTGATATCCTGTGATTCTGACATTTTGGCAAGTGTCTTTTTGACCCGTAGGGCTGTGAGGCGGCAGGCTGGATTGTGGGCCCAGCATTCTGTCATCAGCTTTCCCATCTGTCTCAAACACTGAGGAAACACAAACTTATGTTACAGAGATTGCCGATTTGTTCGTTTCTGCAAGAGTAATGTAGAATATTTTTCCATGTTTTACCTCATCGCTGGTCCATCGATTAGGAAAGGATGGTCGTAGCTTCTTGATGCAGACCACCTCTCTCATGTCTTCATATGAAGGGTCTGTTGGAACCAGCTCATGGTACGGTAACTGGTACTCTTCAAGGATTCCTACAATAAACACGTTACAGAAGAGTCACATTCCTCTCTGACGCCGTTTAGCTTTTAGAAGGTGCTGCAactatttattcactccatTTACCTCCTGAGATGCAGCGACGTGCAATCTCCCAGAGAATGAGCCCAAAACTGTACATGTCAGCCATGATGTAAGACTGAAAGTGACTTCTGTTCAAAGTCTCTTCCAGAACCTCTGGAGGCATGTAGCGCTTTGTACCGACTCTTGTATTGGGGGGAATATCTACTTCATTTGTGTCACTAAAGAGTCAGACATCAAAGTAATAAGGACAAAAATTACTTTAAATACATGAATTCCAATATTTCTCATCATTCATCCTAAATAGAACACATTCATGAGAAATTCACCTGATAAACTTGACAGCCAGTCCTAGGTCAGCTATACAGCAGGTCCCATTTCTTTTCACAAGTATGTTCTTACTCTTCAGATCCCTGTGAGCAATGGCAGGTTTGCCCTGGGTGCCAAAGATCTCTGTGTGGAGGTGACAGAGTCCTGACACAGAGGAGTAGGCCAGTCGCAGCATAGCTTTATTGTCTAGAGTGGTCGATTTGAGGTAGTCATACAATGATCCATTTTCATGGTAGTCAGTTATTAAGTAGAGTTGGGTCCAAGAGCCAGTTCCTTTAATATCTGCAGCTATAAAACCTGTGAACGGGGGGGATGTAtggaacacaaagaaagatggaCCTTAACATTCAGCAGTTTCCCCCATTGTTGAATTTCATGGGAGTACAGAACAATTTCTGACATATATACTGTGGGTTTTTTggttcttttcttcttcactgaCTGTCGTTTGTGCATTGACAATATGtgggaagctgtgcagaaaACCGATCTTTCAGTGAGTTTGGGCAGTTTTTCACTAATATCTGCTATTTTATGATATCATATTTCAGGATAACAAATACTTATAAAGACAAAGTTAATGGTGCAATACAGAGAAGGCTCGCACAGTGTGCAGTGTGATGTAGCATCAAAAACACACTGGACCACCAACAACGACATGCTTTCAATAGCTGACAGTTTGACTTAGGACTGGTTAGTATGGTGCTATTATATTActtatacaattttttttttttaaatttgcccCTTTACATCTCCTTTCTCGGCACCTTTTTTGATTTAGCTGAAGTCAAAGAGCAACACAAAGCactgagaaacaaagaaatTCTCACATAGGTGCAGAGACAAGGTAGTAAGTACTAGACAAACAGACTCACCCAGTATGTTCTCATGTCTCATTAAGACAGTCTGGTAGATTTCAGTCTCTCTGAACCAACTCGCTTCCTCAGTGGTGAAGAAAACTTTAACAGCTACCTTTTCTCCCCTCCACCTGCCCATCCACACCTCTCCGTATCTCCCCTTGCCTATCTGCTTCACCATCTGAATCTGCTTGGCTATCGTTCTCTGGACCTGaggagaagcaaaaaaaaaaagaaggaaatgcTTAGATAAAATCTGACCCATGTGTTTCACCACATCTGTCATATTTCTTCAGAATTAAAACTCCAGTTTAAGGTTAAGTGAACGTCAGATGTGGGAGCTATGAAGTAAAATCAGGAATGGTACTGTTTTATTGTGTCTTGGCACATTTCTCAAGGTTTACCCAAGATTAAAAGAAGTCCCCCAAAACAAATACTTGTAACTTGTAGCTATAACAGTGTATTAATTACACACAGAAATTAAATA is drawn from Maylandia zebra isolate NMK-2024a linkage group LG12, Mzebra_GT3a, whole genome shotgun sequence and contains these coding sequences:
- the bmpr1ba gene encoding bone morphogenetic protein receptor type-1B isoform X2, with amino-acid sequence MLLKASSKEAAESGKETFGSTAPASSSQRLLWCHCYHHCPEDSTNNTCRTDGYCFTMVEDEGGVPVQTAGCLGLVGSEFQCRDAGNSRQRRSLECCTDEDYCNKNLHPTLPPLKPPLYVDGKIHHVALLISVTVCTLILAVIIIFCYIRYKRQESRPRYSIGLEQDETYIPPGESLKDLIEQSQSSGSGSGLPLLVQRTIAKQIQMVKQIGKGRYGEVWMGRWRGEKVAVKVFFTTEEASWFRETEIYQTVLMRHENILGFIAADIKGTGSWTQLYLITDYHENGSLYDYLKSTTLDNKAMLRLAYSSVSGLCHLHTEIFGTQGKPAIAHRDLKSKNILVKRNGTCCIADLGLAVKFISDTNEVDIPPNTRVGTKRYMPPEVLEETLNRSHFQSYIMADMYSFGLILWEIARRCISGGILEEYQLPYHELVPTDPSYEDMREVVCIKKLRPSFPNRWTSDECLRQMGKLMTECWAHNPACRLTALRVKKTLAKMSESQDIKL
- the bmpr1ba gene encoding bone morphogenetic protein receptor type-1B isoform X1 — protein: MPVQGERLKRCLSLCFWSWSSLLLLGLFSLHAQGHGNILDSMLLKASSKEAAESGKETFGSTAPASSSQRLLWCHCYHHCPEDSTNNTCRTDGYCFTMVEDEGGVPVQTAGCLGLVGSEFQCRDAGNSRQRRSLECCTDEDYCNKNLHPTLPPLKPPLYVDGKIHHVALLISVTVCTLILAVIIIFCYIRYKRQESRPRYSIGLEQDETYIPPGESLKDLIEQSQSSGSGSGLPLLVQRTIAKQIQMVKQIGKGRYGEVWMGRWRGEKVAVKVFFTTEEASWFRETEIYQTVLMRHENILGFIAADIKGTGSWTQLYLITDYHENGSLYDYLKSTTLDNKAMLRLAYSSVSGLCHLHTEIFGTQGKPAIAHRDLKSKNILVKRNGTCCIADLGLAVKFISDTNEVDIPPNTRVGTKRYMPPEVLEETLNRSHFQSYIMADMYSFGLILWEIARRCISGGILEEYQLPYHELVPTDPSYEDMREVVCIKKLRPSFPNRWTSDECLRQMGKLMTECWAHNPACRLTALRVKKTLAKMSESQDIKL